The Streptomyces cyanogenus DNA segment CTCGTCCTCGATCCGCCGTTGCAGCACCGGCCGCAGCGGCCCCTCCCCGGCGACGACCACGAGCGGTGCCGGGTCCAGGTCCCGCCAGGTGCGGGCCGCGTCGAGCAGGACGTCGTACCCGCGGTTGCGGTCCAGGGAGCCGACCGCGATGAGCAACGGGCGTCCGGTGGCGCCGAGTTCGGCCCGCATCTTGGGCCGCAGCCGGTCGGGGTCGTCCAGGTCGGGGCCGTCGGGATCGAGTGCGTCCGCGTCGAGGAGGCCGCCGGGCCGGCGCCGGGCCGGCAGGCCGACGGCCGCGAGCCGGGCGTCCCGCGCGCCGGTCCGCCGCGCCCGGTCGACCAGGTCGGAGCTGGTGCCGAGGACCACGGCCGCGGTTCTCGCCACCCGTCGCTCCAGCATCCGCAGCAGATGAGCGCGGGGGCCGTCCGCGTGGGCCCGGTTGTGCCAGGTGACCACCAGCGGGGTGGTGCGGCCGCCGAGTGCGAGCACGGCCCGGAAGGAGGCGTGCAGGCCGTGCGCGTGCACCAGGTCGGCGTTGGTGCAGGCCGTGCGGAGGGCGGCCACGGAGACGGGGTCGCTGCTGCGCGGCACGTGCACGTGCTCGGCGCCGGCCCCGGTGAAGTCGTAGGCGTGGTCCGCCTCGGCGGGGGCGCACACCGTGACGCGCACGCCCC contains these protein-coding regions:
- a CDS encoding glycosyltransferase family 4 protein, with the protein product MSPVSSNAPHGQSPLRTVQVLGGGNAGSSAHVRSLAEGLVARGVRVTVCAPAEADHAYDFTGAGAEHVHVPRSSDPVSVAALRTACTNADLVHAHGLHASFRAVLALGGRTTPLVVTWHNRAHADGPRAHLLRMLERRVARTAAVVLGTSSDLVDRARRTGARDARLAAVGLPARRRPGGLLDADALDPDGPDLDDPDRLRPKMRAELGATGRPLLIAVGSLDRNRGYDVLLDAARTWRDLDPAPLVVVAGEGPLRPVLQRRIEDEELPVRLIGRRDDVAELLAAADLALLTSRWESRSVLAQEALHARVPLVATRVGGIPDLVGDAAELVPYGDPHALAHTVVRLLADPERCALLRERGARQAATWPTEDETVAQVLSVYDELTQPRPLA